In Candidatus Defluviilinea proxima, a single genomic region encodes these proteins:
- a CDS encoding iron ABC transporter permease, with protein MDRRGDEVNMETGKHVRKETNKQESRTLFTYLRVYLSTYRVLLWLLPLSFLAIAFFYPLSRILVLTFNLDTLTSNNFQTALHVLLFTFYQAILSTLLTLLLGLPSAYLFAHFDFRGKSLLRALTAVPFMLPTVVVAASFNALLGQRGLLNTITNSQLPITPSPFILILLAHVFYNTTIIIRIVGTALASLDPKLEQTARSLGADSLRVWTNITLPLLRPSILAASLLVFLFDFTSFGVILLLGGSQFSTLEVEIYMQAVRLLNLPLAALLSVIQLLCTLVFSILYTRLVTRTTQQLNPRSTITKPQTLKQRLFVFTLCSLLTVYFAFPLLSLPIRSLFRLEADRGQRNEVQYGFTTDYYKELFINRRGSVFYVPPIKATFNSLTYASATVVISLLLGFPAAFALAKPTKLEKVLDPIIMLPLGSSAVMLGLGFIITYGKWLTSPLLVPFAHTLVALPFVIRTLQPAIASIPQRLRQAASSLGASSFEVWKNIDLPILRRATLAASTFAFTVSLGEFGATLLISRPEYPTIPVAIERFLSQPGGLNYGQAMAMASILMLLTTASILLIEKFRLPNSGEF; from the coding sequence GTGGACAGACGCGGTGATGAAGTAAACATGGAGACAGGTAAACACGTACGCAAGGAAACCAATAAACAGGAAAGCCGCACTCTGTTTACGTATCTACGTGTTTACCTGTCTACTTATCGTGTTCTCCTCTGGCTCCTGCCTCTCTCCTTCCTCGCCATCGCTTTCTTCTACCCGCTTTCCCGTATACTTGTTCTCACATTCAATCTTGATACGCTTACATCCAATAATTTTCAAACCGCACTTCATGTTTTACTTTTCACTTTTTATCAAGCCATTCTCTCTACTCTCCTCACGCTCCTCCTCGGACTCCCCTCCGCCTATCTCTTCGCACACTTCGACTTCCGCGGTAAATCCCTTCTGCGGGCCCTGACTGCCGTCCCATTTATGCTCCCCACGGTTGTTGTTGCCGCCTCTTTCAATGCCCTCCTCGGTCAACGTGGATTGCTCAACACAATTACCAATTCCCAATTACCGATCACCCCGTCGCCATTCATCCTTATTCTCCTCGCCCACGTCTTCTACAACACCACGATCATCATCCGCATTGTAGGGACAGCCCTCGCAAGCCTCGACCCCAAACTCGAACAGACCGCTCGCTCCCTAGGCGCGGACTCGCTCCGCGTGTGGACAAACATTACTCTGCCTCTTCTTCGTCCTTCTATTCTTGCCGCCTCACTCCTCGTCTTCCTCTTCGACTTTACATCTTTTGGCGTTATCCTTCTCCTCGGTGGTTCCCAATTCTCCACCCTCGAAGTGGAAATCTACATGCAAGCTGTCAGACTCCTCAATCTACCCCTTGCCGCTTTGCTTTCTGTGATTCAACTTCTCTGCACACTCGTATTCTCCATTCTCTACACTCGTCTTGTAACTCGAACTACGCAACAACTCAACCCTCGTTCGACTATAACCAAACCCCAAACCCTCAAACAAAGACTCTTCGTCTTCACACTCTGTTCACTGCTTACTGTTTACTTTGCTTTTCCTCTTTTATCCCTTCCTATTCGCTCCCTCTTCCGCCTCGAAGCGGACCGTGGACAGCGCAATGAGGTCCAATACGGATTCACCACCGACTACTACAAAGAACTCTTTATCAATCGTCGTGGCTCGGTCTTTTATGTTCCACCCATCAAAGCGACATTCAACTCGCTAACCTATGCCTCCGCAACCGTCGTTATCTCCCTCCTTCTTGGTTTCCCCGCCGCATTCGCTCTCGCCAAACCAACAAAACTCGAAAAAGTCCTTGACCCGATTATCATGCTCCCGCTCGGATCGTCCGCAGTCATGCTTGGGCTGGGATTCATCATCACGTATGGCAAATGGCTTACCTCACCGCTTCTCGTTCCATTTGCGCATACCCTTGTTGCTTTGCCATTTGTCATTCGCACATTGCAACCTGCCATCGCCTCCATCCCACAGCGACTTCGCCAAGCTGCATCATCCCTCGGTGCCTCGTCCTTCGAAGTCTGGAAGAACATAGACCTTCCCATTCTCCGACGTGCCACCCTTGCCGCCTCCACTTTCGCTTTCACCGTATCACTCGGTGAGTTCGGTGCTACGCTCCTCATCTCACGCCCCGAATACCCAACCATCCCCGTTGCCATCGAACGCTTCCTCTCCCAGCCTGGCGGTCTCAACTACGGTCAAGCTATGGCAATGGCGTCCATCCTCATGCTCCTCACCACCGCCAGCATCCTCCTCATCGAAAAATTCCGCCTGCCCAACTCGGGAGAATTCTAA